From the genome of Sphingobacterium sp. UGAL515B_05:
CGTATTGAAGTGCTGGGAACAAGCTTCAACGTCAATACCTATAATGACAATGGCCGTTCATACACGACACTTGTCAGTGGTAGTCTGCGCGTTACAGACATAAAGACAAAACATCAGGCCCTCTTAAGTCCAGGGCAACAGGCAATTGTCAATGGAAAAGATGCTATTGAAATAACAACCAGCGGTATTGAAGATAGTTATGCCTGGAAGGACGGTCTTTATGTACTGCATGAGGAACCTTTGAGCCAATATGCACTAAAGATCGAACGTTGGTATGATGTTGAAGTCGACATGGGCCCCTATGGCGATCGTAAGTTTTCAGCCATTATCCCCAGAGACGCTAAATTATCTGAAGTGTTGCAGGCAATTGAATTGAAGTCAAACGTAAAATTCACGCGAGAAGGAAGGAGGATTGTAGCTATGCGATAACCTGACAAAAGAGCTTTTTCTTCGACATTCGAGAAGAGATCCGAAACCAATTATTGTGTTAGTTCCGCCAAAACCTGGAACGAAAACCTATAACCGCCAATGTAAATCTGACTTATATGGTCTCCGAAACCAAGGATTGTATAGGTATCAACCTGCATTGTTTATTAAACTTAAAAGAATATGAAAAAAGATCATCCAAGGTATTATTACCAATGCCTGAAATCTTACAAGGCACACCTGTCTATGAAACTAACCTTTGTTCTATTATTGGCTTCCATTATGGTGGCTATGGGAAATGTTCGCGCGCAGCGCATCAACCTCAACCAGCATAAAGCACAACTGAAAAATATATTGATTGAAATCAGTAGACAGTCGGGTTACACGTTCATTTATGACGAGAACGATCTGAAAAATATTAAACCGATCACGATCAGTGCAAACAATAAATCGATCATCTCTCTATTGGATGAACTCTTAGTTGAGAAATCGTTGGATTATCAAATAAAGGGGCGCTCTATCGCGATAGGGCGCAAGCCAACGATACAGCCTATCGCTAAAAACGTCAATGACAACATTCAAAAACGGACAATCAGAGGGCGAGTGACGAATGAAAATGGGCAAGCTCTTCCTGGTATAAATGTTCTTTTAAAAGGTAGTGCCATCGGCACAAGTACCAATGCCCAAGGGGAGTTTTCCCTCACTGTACCAGAATCAAACAGCCTATTGATTATTAGTTCCGTTGGATATGCAACAGCTGAAATATCCACGCAGGGGAAAAACGAAATCAATGTTATTCTAAAGGCAGCAAACAGTAACCTCGAGGAAGTCGTTGTTGTCGGATTTGGGACCCAAAAGAAAGAGAATCTGACCGGAGCAGTTTCAACCGTGAGTGCCAAACGTTTGGCAGATCGCCCAATTGCAAATTTGGGTCAAGGGTTGCAAGGCTTAGTACCAAACTTAAACATTACCTCTGCCAATGGCAAACCGGGAACTGGTTCTCAGTTCAACATCCGCGGTACAGGATCGATCAATGGCGGTACCGCAGGCCCCCTGATTTTAGTAGACGGTGTACAACGTGATCCCAATTCTATTGATCCTTCGGATGTGGAAAATGTAACCGTTTTAAAAGATGCCGCTGCGGCAGCTATATATGGCGGTAGAGCGGCCTATGGTGTCATCTTGATTCAGACAAAAAATCCAAAAAGCCAAAATCCTCAGATCAATTATTCAGGAGAATATACCGTCTCCAGGCCTACTAAAATGGCCAAATACATCAATTCGATCGATTACATTAGGATGCACCGCCAGGCAAATCGAAATGGGCAAGACGGTGGTACCACGGCAACAGAATCTTTTACAGAACAAGATTCTGTTCTTGCCAATGCCTATTTTAATGATCCGATCAACAACCTTCCGGTGTATGTAGACCCTTCCAATCCCGCCAAGTATCGTTATGTTGGAAATACAGACTGGATTAAGGAACAATATCCAGGATGGGCGCCGATGCAGCGACACAATCTATCATTACAAGGAGGCCGTGGTGCAACTTCGGTGATCACCTCCCTAGGATATCTACAACAAAAGGGCTTATTTAAAGAAGCTGGTCAAAAGTATCAACGCTTGAACCCATCGATGAAAGTAAACTCGGAAATTACAGATTGGCTGACCCTAACAGGAAATTTCGCCCTCACACATATAGACGATAAAGAAACAGCCGGAGTCGTTACCGGTGGAACCTCGTCTGGATGGATCTCCGGAGACTTGAGACCGACAATGCCAATTCGACATCCTGACGGTAACTTTTCAGGACAAGGCAGTTTTACCAATCCTTTCGCTGTAGCTGCCAACAATGGAAAAAGAAAACGATATTCTAATGATTTATGGCTGACTGGAGGAGTAAAAATCAAACCTATAGAACATGTCTCGGTCGTTGCTGATTATACGTGGAATGCTTACAACAACTTTCTACAAAGCCATCAGATTCCTTTTAAGGAATATGGTGTGAATGGGATTCTGCTCGGAACATTTCCTTGGACAAACCCTTCATCTGTATCAGAAACAACAGATAACCATAATTACTTTGCCTTAAATGCTTTTGCAACATACGAAAACACCTTCGCCGAAAAACATTATTTCAAAGCAATGGTGGGTATTAATCGAGAAAGTAGCCGCTACAAACGATTAGGCATATTCGCAAATAATCTAGTTGACCCCACCAAACCGGCAATCAATCTAAATAATGATCCCCGACCAAGTGTCACTGGGGCCGAGAACGAGTGGGCACTCTTTGGAACAGTTTTCAGATT
Proteins encoded in this window:
- a CDS encoding TonB-dependent receptor, with protein sequence MKKDHPRYYYQCLKSYKAHLSMKLTFVLLLASIMVAMGNVRAQRINLNQHKAQLKNILIEISRQSGYTFIYDENDLKNIKPITISANNKSIISLLDELLVEKSLDYQIKGRSIAIGRKPTIQPIAKNVNDNIQKRTIRGRVTNENGQALPGINVLLKGSAIGTSTNAQGEFSLTVPESNSLLIISSVGYATAEISTQGKNEINVILKAANSNLEEVVVVGFGTQKKENLTGAVSTVSAKRLADRPIANLGQGLQGLVPNLNITSANGKPGTGSQFNIRGTGSINGGTAGPLILVDGVQRDPNSIDPSDVENVTVLKDAAAAAIYGGRAAYGVILIQTKNPKSQNPQINYSGEYTVSRPTKMAKYINSIDYIRMHRQANRNGQDGGTTATESFTEQDSVLANAYFNDPINNLPVYVDPSNPAKYRYVGNTDWIKEQYPGWAPMQRHNLSLQGGRGATSVITSLGYLQQKGLFKEAGQKYQRLNPSMKVNSEITDWLTLTGNFALTHIDDKETAGVVTGGTSSGWISGDLRPTMPIRHPDGNFSGQGSFTNPFAVAANNGKRKRYSNDLWLTGGVKIKPIEHVSVVADYTWNAYNNFLQSHQIPFKEYGVNGILLGTFPWTNPSSVSETTDNHNYFALNAFATYENTFAEKHYFKAMVGINRESSRYKRLGIFANNLVDPTKPAINLNNDPRPSVTGAENEWALFGTVFRLNYIFDKKYLLEINGRYDGSSRFSADKRYVFTPSVSAGWRISEENFMEGIKDVVNDLKLRGSYGELPNQGFNSDDLYSASNFYPYLPTMPVNNSVGYIFGNQTGVSVGAPGLVSTNFTWEKSATTNFGLDFALLKNRLTGSFDVYERRTRDMLVAGVPLPSVLGTAAPSQNAGTLVTKGWELSVGWNDRIGDDLSYDVMLSLSDNHAKLTKYPLNTTKIFNNWYEGKLDGEIWGFETQGYFQSQQEIDSAPKQTQVWGGTWRPGDIRYADLNNDGKIDFGNNTVGNPGDRKIIGNSTPRYSFGLNMGLNYKNFDFSAFLQGIGKRDTWISNSAFWGFTSEWNVPFVYATDYWTPENRDAYFPRLRFGNGGNSQQQTKYLQNAAYLRVKQLTLGYSLPKRWTEKAKLGRARVYISGQNLLTFTSLFDAFDPEVLNFQDAPQSKSVAFGLQLGF